TGGCGCGTGGAAGAACTGGCGGTGCATGCCGTTGTGGTGCTCGCCGATGAGCTCGTAGTCGGGCGCGAGCGTGCTGCCGGGCGGGTCGGTCGGTCGCTCCTTCGGCGGCACCTCGACGGCGGCGTTGATGATCACGCGCCGGCCGACCCAAGACGCGTCGACACCCTCCCCCACTTCCTCGACGACGGCGCACGCGTCGCACCCGCTGACGCGGGGCCAGGTGAGGTCGACGCCTGGGATGCCCATGCCCACCCACAGGTCCATGTGGTTGAGCGCGCTGCAGAGTGTTCTGAGCTTTGCGTGGCCGGGCGGCGTAGGTTCCAGGTCGGGCCAGTCGGTCTGGTATTCGATGTTGGGAGCGACGGTCTTGGACTGTTTGGTGCAGACGAGGGCGTTCATGGGGCAGGGTAGCGCCCACGAAAAAGCCGCCCAACCGGGCGGCTCAACGATCTTGCTCGTGCGTGCCTTACTTCTGCACGGTCGCCAGACCCTCAACGTGCTTCATGCCGCGGCGGCGGTCGCGGAGGCGGCGCTTCTTGCCCACGCGGTCGCGCAGGAAGTAGAGCTTGGCCCGGCGGGCGTCGGCCCGGCGGACGACCTCGAACTTGGCGATCAGCGGGCTGTTCAGGGGCCAGGTGCGCTCGATGCCGATGTCGTCGACCACGCGGCGGACGGTGATGCTCTCGTTGATGCCCCGGCCCTTGCGGCCGATGAGTACGCCGGTGAACATCTGGGTCCGCTCGCGCTC
This portion of the Phycisphaerales bacterium genome encodes:
- the rplS gene encoding 50S ribosomal protein L19 — its product is MSLSNPKSQQAILDSVAQDHIKTEVPRMDIGDTIQVHVRIVEGERERTQMFTGVLIGRKGRGINESITVRRVVDDIGIERTWPLNSPLIAKFEVVRRADARRAKLYFLRDRVGKKRRLRDRRRGMKHVEGLATVQK